In Rattus norvegicus strain BN/NHsdMcwi chromosome 1, GRCr8, whole genome shotgun sequence, a genomic segment contains:
- the Ifngr1 gene encoding interferon gamma receptor 1 isoform X1, translating into MCRKGKVGPPGLDIGRKEDQLIVHIFHPKVNVSQETMFGDGNTCYTFDYTVFVKHYRSGEILHTEHSVLKEDCSETLCELNISVSTLNSNYCVSVVGKSSFWQVNTETSKDACIPFLHDDREESIWMLLVAPLLFLTIVVPALVCCYIKKNPFKRKSIMLPKSLLSVVKNATSETKPESKYSLVTSCQPAVLENETVICEEHLSTVTTPDSLEAPEQEELSKGTVATVAEGNTSPETTDSPPTPVQSGHFSLSSSNQSGSCSLTTYHSRDGSDSGLVGTGSSISDSDFLPNNDSETKMADPAPTPVRKALTFSGYDKPHVLVDVPVDGEGKESLIGYRLTGDTQELS; encoded by the exons cagcTGATTGTCCACATATTTCACCCTAAGGTCAATGTGAGTCAGGAAACCATGTTTGGTGACGGAAATACCTGTTACACATTCGACTACACTGTGTTTGTGAAACATTACAGGAGTGGGGAG ATCCTACATACAGAACATAGCGTCCTAAAAGAAGATTGTAGCGAAACTCTGTGTGAGTTAAACATCTCAGTGTCCACGCTGAATTCCAATTACTGTGTTTCAGTAGTTGGAAAGTCGTCTTTCTGGCAAGTTAATACAGAAACATCAAAAGACGCCTGTATCCCCTTTCTCCATGATGACAGAGAAG aatCAATTTGGATGCTGCTTGTtgctcctcttctcttccttacAATAGTTGTCCCGGCACTTGTGTGTTGTTACATTAAGAAGAATCCATTTAAGAGAAAAAGCATAATGTTACCTAAGTCCTTG CTCTCTGTGGTAAAAAATGCCACGTCCGAGACCAAACCTGAATCAAAGTACTCCCTTGTCACGTCGTGCCAGCCAGCTGTCCTAGAGAACGAGACAGTGATCTGTGAGGAGCACTTGTCCACAGTGACAACTCCAGACAGCCTAGAAGCACCAGAGCAGGAAGAACTTTCTAAAGGAACCGTGGCTACGGTTGCTGAAGGAAACACTTCCCCCGAGACCACCGACAGCCCTCCAACTCCGGTACAAAGTGGCCATTTTTCCCTGTCAAGTAGTAACCAGTCAGGCTCCTGTAGCCTCACCACCTATCACTCCAGGGACGGCTCTGACAGTGGCCTCGTGGGCACAGGCAGCTCCATATCTGACTCTGACTTTCTCCCAAACAACGACTCGGAAACAAAGATGGCAGACCCAGCCCCTACACCTGTGAGGAAGGCCCTGACTTTCTCCGGTTATGACAAACCACACGTGTTGGTGGACGTGCCCGTGGATGGGGAGGGCAAGGAGTCTTTGATTGGGTATAGACTCACGGGTGATACCCAGGAACTGTCCTAA